One segment of Thermodesulfobacteriota bacterium DNA contains the following:
- a CDS encoding cation diffusion facilitator family transporter, producing MSEHGHSQTHSGYRVTYIGMLVNLFLIALKFFSGLFGHSQALIADAAHSASDLATDFVVLFGLTIGRKISDKDHHFGHARFETLSSSIIGLGLMGTAVYIGVEATLNIYHHTEHHPTWLAVGAAGLSIAIKETLYRYTIHVGKRIKSAAVIANALEHRSDALSSVAVLIGVGGAIIKPGWHILDAYAALVVSFFIFKVGLEILRDSVREFTDTAPNPEIVDGIRYCACQVKGVIDVHDLKVRTSGGLYQIELHVVVDRNLTVAEGHRIAKEVEACLTKDFQYLGLMIVHVDPSMVETALEDLSE from the coding sequence ATGTCAGAACATGGTCATTCACAAACCCATTCTGGTTACAGGGTTACCTATATCGGTATGCTGGTCAATCTGTTCTTGATCGCCCTCAAGTTTTTTTCAGGTCTGTTCGGACACAGTCAGGCCCTTATTGCTGACGCAGCCCACTCTGCATCAGATCTTGCAACCGACTTTGTGGTACTGTTTGGCTTAACGATAGGGCGCAAAATCTCTGATAAAGATCACCACTTTGGACATGCCAGGTTTGAGACCCTGTCATCTTCGATTATTGGCCTGGGGCTTATGGGTACTGCAGTTTATATAGGCGTAGAAGCCACTTTAAATATCTACCACCATACCGAGCATCACCCCACCTGGCTGGCCGTAGGAGCGGCAGGGCTTTCCATCGCCATTAAAGAAACTCTCTACCGCTACACAATCCATGTTGGAAAACGGATCAAGAGTGCCGCAGTTATAGCCAATGCTTTGGAACATCGTTCAGATGCCCTGTCATCTGTAGCGGTGCTGATAGGTGTGGGAGGAGCCATTATCAAACCAGGCTGGCACATCCTTGATGCATATGCTGCCCTTGTGGTCTCATTTTTTATATTTAAGGTGGGTTTGGAAATCCTGCGGGACTCTGTACGCGAGTTCACAGACACTGCCCCCAATCCTGAAATCGTGGACGGGATCAGATACTGCGCCTGTCAAGTAAAAGGTGTCATTGATGTTCATGATTTAAAGGTTCGCACCTCCGGTGGGCTTTATCAAATAGAGCTCCACGTAGTGGTGGACAGGAATCTGACTGTAGCTGAGGGTCACCGAATCGCTAAGGAGGTGGAAGCATGTCTTACCAAAGACTTCCAGTACCTTGGCCTAATGATTGTACATGTTGACCCTTCAATGGTGGAAACTGCCCTGGAAGACCTTTCTGAATAG
- a CDS encoding TrkA C-terminal domain-containing protein, with protein MLDYLPFLEGYSIIELAPSKKFTGKTLRELDLINLYGVQVIAIKELIPERLNLIPTGDSIMKDSNILVLLGSNEGLEKLRGEE; from the coding sequence ATGCTCGACTATTTACCTTTCCTGGAAGGTTACAGTATTATAGAATTGGCTCCATCAAAAAAGTTTACGGGTAAAACCCTGCGTGAACTCGATCTCATCAATCTTTATGGTGTTCAGGTAATCGCAATCAAAGAACTTATCCCTGAGCGTTTGAACCTTATCCCCACGGGAGATTCCATCATGAAAGACAGCAACATCTTGGTTCTTCTGGGGTCAAATGAAGGACTTGAAAAGTTGCGTGGAGAAGAGTGA
- a CDS encoding TrkA family potassium uptake protein translates to MRQFAVIGLGNFGFSLAVSLAQKGHEVLVIDSDSDKIEEIKDLVTNAIVHDVKTGEYLKEYLNKNIDTVILNLGETIEANSLAIYHLKEIGIKNIIVKAVNDIQAIIYKKIGATEIINPEKMAGEHLSERLNSPNLIEYIPLTPEYGIFEIAIPDKFIGKTIKDIGFRKKYHIEIIAIKNILKDVISFMPDPDSKIEPDSILLFICKEEDFEKLSF, encoded by the coding sequence ATGCGTCAATTTGCAGTTATTGGGCTGGGCAATTTTGGATTTAGTCTTGCTGTATCACTTGCCCAAAAGGGTCATGAAGTTTTGGTCATTGATTCGGATAGTGATAAAATTGAAGAGATTAAAGATTTGGTTACCAATGCGATAGTTCATGATGTAAAAACGGGGGAATATTTGAAAGAGTATCTAAACAAAAACATAGATACTGTTATATTAAATCTTGGGGAAACAATTGAAGCAAATAGCTTGGCGATTTATCATTTAAAGGAAATTGGAATTAAGAACATAATTGTAAAAGCAGTGAATGACATTCAGGCGATAATCTATAAAAAAATAGGTGCCACTGAAATTATCAATCCCGAAAAAATGGCTGGCGAACATTTATCAGAACGATTAAATTCCCCTAATTTAATTGAATATATTCCACTTACGCCTGAATATGGCATTTTTGAAATCGCAATCCCAGATAAATTTATCGGTAAGACAATTAAAGATATAGGTTTTCGAAAAAAGTATCATATTGAAATAATAGCCATTAAAAATATTCTAAAAGATGTGATTTCATTTATGCCCGATCCTGATTCAAAGATAGAACCAGACTCAATTCTTCTGTTTATTTGTAAAGAAGAAGATTTTGAAAAATTAAGTTTTTGA
- a CDS encoding TrkH family potassium uptake protein has translation MKFRKRTPIQILSVGFILISLIGGILLYLPISSSSGETTPYLDALFTATSAITTTGLIVVDTGSHYNLFGQIVIMILFQIGGLGYMLFFVFFVLLMGNKLSMQSTLLLHEVVKRPFKIEAAKFAKLIIFYTFVIELIGAIALSIYLSSDFTLPQAVYSAIFHSVSAFNTAGFSIYADNLCRYNNSIVLNIILILIFTAGCLGFWVVFDSFENIRNKLKKKKPSRLSVHSKLVYLLMIVFFIMGTFIIYFSEHWVATISVKEKMLNSIFQTLTATSTTGFNTIDIGGMSEGSLFLIIGFMFIGAGSGSTAGGIKITTFGILLALLYSVLRQKNDVNIFKRRVSAEVIRHSLSIMLLAGLWMFLATLVLSVTESGSFIQILFEVVSALGTVGLSTGITGNLTFIGKLFIIATMLIGRIGPLGVGLSVLKRHRETYKYPLGDIYVG, from the coding sequence ATGAAATTTAGGAAACGAACTCCTATTCAAATTCTATCCGTTGGATTTATTCTAATTAGTCTCATCGGTGGCATTTTATTATATTTACCGATTTCATCATCTTCTGGGGAAACGACTCCTTATCTGGATGCTCTATTTACCGCGACTTCAGCCATAACTACTACAGGGCTAATTGTCGTCGATACAGGTTCACATTATAATTTGTTCGGACAAATTGTAATTATGATACTCTTTCAAATCGGCGGTTTAGGCTATATGCTGTTTTTTGTTTTTTTTGTTCTCTTGATGGGCAATAAACTTTCTATGCAAAGCACATTACTGCTTCATGAGGTAGTAAAACGGCCTTTTAAAATTGAAGCGGCCAAATTTGCAAAACTAATCATATTTTATACATTTGTAATTGAATTGATAGGTGCCATCGCATTAAGTATTTATCTTTCCAGCGATTTTACACTACCGCAAGCTGTCTATTCAGCTATTTTTCATTCCGTTTCTGCGTTCAATACAGCAGGATTTTCAATTTATGCTGATAATCTCTGCCGATATAATAACAGCATTGTTCTGAATATAATCCTGATCTTGATCTTTACGGCAGGTTGTCTGGGATTTTGGGTCGTATTTGATAGTTTTGAAAATATTCGGAACAAATTAAAGAAAAAGAAACCCAGCAGGTTATCGGTCCATAGCAAACTTGTTTACTTGCTAATGATTGTATTTTTTATTATGGGCACATTCATTATTTATTTTTCGGAACACTGGGTAGCCACCATTTCTGTTAAAGAAAAAATGCTCAATTCTATATTTCAGACTTTAACGGCTACCAGCACAACGGGGTTTAATACTATTGATATAGGTGGAATGAGTGAAGGAAGTTTATTTCTGATTATTGGATTCATGTTTATTGGAGCGGGTTCAGGCAGCACAGCAGGTGGTATTAAGATAACAACATTTGGTATTCTGCTTGCTTTGCTTTATTCTGTGTTGAGGCAAAAAAATGACGTGAATATCTTCAAACGACGCGTCAGCGCTGAAGTTATCCGACACTCATTATCGATAATGCTTTTGGCTGGTTTATGGATGTTTTTGGCTACTCTCGTTTTATCTGTTACGGAAAGTGGATCATTTATCCAGATTCTATTTGAAGTGGTTTCGGCATTAGGCACCGTAGGCCTCTCCACCGGTATAACCGGCAATTTGACCTTCATTGGAAAATTGTTTATTATAGCAACCATGCTAATTGGGCGGATAGGCCCATTAGGTGTTGGTCTTTCTGTTCTCAAAAGACACAGGGAAACATATAAATATCCCCTTGGTGATATTTATGTTGGATAA
- a CDS encoding phosphoenolpyruvate carboxykinase (GTP), whose protein sequence is MGKKSMDTLKTRLGEEGYQKLIRIDNPELHQFIAKYVELCNPRKVFVSTDSMNDIKYIRESAIINGEESRLAIDGHTIHFDSYYDQGRDKEHTDILVPKGVDLGPTIITKDRYEGVKEVHEILKNIMEGKELYICFFCLGPTKSEFSIPCVQLTDSSYVAHSEFLLYRTGYEEFVRQGAKARFFKFVHSQGELDERKVCKNLDKRRIYIDIDDDIVYSTNTQYGGNTIGLKKLAMRLAINQGSKEGWLTEHMLILGINGPKNRVTYFTGAFPSLCGKTSTAMLDGERIVGDDIAYLRQKDGEVRAVNVEKGMFGIIMGVNSKDDPYQWNGLHSPGEIIFSNVLVTEDKHVHWIGKDGNVPAKGYNHSGEWLTGKKDGKGKEIQCSHPNARFTISLDAFENLDPKINDPSGVSVGGIVYGGRDSDTCVPVEESFDWAHGIIAKGASLESETTAATLGKEGVREFNPMSNLDFLSIPVGKYIQDNLDFGKNLKKPPIIFSVNYFIKDREGNFLNEKTDKRVWYKWMELRVNDEVGFIETPTGKIPRYEDIQRLFKEVLKKDYTEKDYSKQFMIRIPENLAKIDRIKAIYETKVSDTPKKVFEVLEEQRQRLNKARERYGDYITPDKL, encoded by the coding sequence ATGGGTAAAAAAAGTATGGACACGCTCAAAACCAGATTAGGGGAAGAAGGGTACCAAAAACTGATTAGAATTGACAATCCAGAGCTTCATCAATTCATTGCCAAGTATGTTGAACTCTGTAACCCCAGAAAGGTGTTTGTTAGTACTGATTCCATGAATGATATTAAATATATAAGGGAATCGGCAATAATAAATGGGGAGGAAAGCAGACTGGCTATTGATGGTCATACCATTCATTTTGACAGTTATTATGACCAAGGGAGGGACAAAGAGCATACCGATATCCTTGTCCCTAAGGGTGTGGATCTTGGTCCAACCATAATTACAAAGGACAGATATGAAGGGGTAAAGGAAGTCCATGAGATACTTAAAAATATTATGGAGGGCAAAGAACTCTACATATGTTTCTTCTGTTTGGGCCCTACCAAATCCGAGTTTTCCATCCCCTGTGTCCAGCTTACCGATTCCAGTTATGTGGCTCACAGTGAGTTTCTCCTTTACCGAACAGGTTATGAAGAGTTTGTCAGGCAGGGGGCAAAAGCCCGTTTCTTCAAGTTTGTCCATTCTCAAGGGGAACTCGATGAAAGGAAGGTATGTAAAAATCTGGATAAACGAAGAATATATATTGATATTGATGATGATATTGTGTACAGCACCAACACCCAGTACGGTGGCAACACTATTGGGTTGAAAAAGTTGGCTATGCGCCTGGCAATCAACCAGGGGTCAAAAGAAGGCTGGTTAACAGAGCATATGCTAATCCTGGGAATAAACGGCCCAAAAAATAGGGTGACTTATTTTACAGGGGCGTTTCCTTCCCTCTGCGGGAAGACCTCTACTGCCATGCTGGATGGTGAAAGAATCGTGGGGGATGATATTGCCTATCTCAGACAAAAAGATGGAGAGGTCAGGGCAGTCAATGTGGAAAAGGGCATGTTTGGTATAATAATGGGAGTAAATTCTAAGGATGACCCATATCAGTGGAATGGGCTTCATAGCCCTGGAGAGATCATATTTTCCAACGTGCTGGTTACTGAAGATAAACACGTACACTGGATTGGAAAGGATGGAAATGTCCCCGCCAAAGGTTATAACCATTCAGGGGAATGGCTTACTGGGAAAAAAGACGGAAAGGGTAAAGAGATACAATGCTCCCATCCAAATGCAAGATTTACGATCAGTTTAGATGCTTTTGAAAACCTTGACCCTAAAATTAATGACCCATCAGGTGTTTCGGTAGGTGGAATAGTTTACGGGGGCAGGGATTCAGATACCTGTGTACCAGTTGAAGAATCTTTTGACTGGGCACATGGAATAATAGCCAAAGGTGCATCATTGGAATCTGAGACTACGGCTGCCACGTTAGGGAAGGAAGGGGTAAGAGAATTTAATCCTATGTCCAATCTGGATTTTTTGTCCATTCCTGTAGGAAAGTATATTCAAGACAATCTGGATTTTGGCAAAAACCTGAAAAAACCGCCCATCATCTTTTCTGTTAATTACTTTATTAAAGACAGGGAGGGAAATTTCTTAAATGAGAAGACAGATAAGAGAGTCTGGTATAAATGGATGGAACTGCGGGTCAATGATGAAGTTGGCTTCATTGAAACACCTACTGGTAAGATACCCAGGTATGAGGATATTCAAAGGCTGTTTAAGGAGGTACTTAAAAAAGACTATACTGAAAAAGACTATAGTAAGCAATTTATGATAAGGATTCCGGAAAACCTGGCAAAGATTGATAGGATAAAAGCGATTTATGAGACCAAGGTTTCTGATACACCCAAAAAGGTATTTGAAGTATTGGAGGAACAAAGGCAGAGGTTGAACAAGGCAAGGGAAAGATACGGTGACTATATTACACCAGATAAATTATGA
- the tadA gene encoding tRNA adenosine(34) deaminase TadA has translation MDIHTEFMQEALAEARKAGKKGEVPVGAVIISSNGELLASAHNESISRNDPTAHAEILALRKAGKKLGNYRISNSTFYVTIEPCIMCIGALINARIHHLVYGARDPKAGAVDSVYNILQNSRVNHKMEVSSGVLERECQDIIQSFFRRLRDNQ, from the coding sequence ATGGATATACATACTGAATTTATGCAGGAAGCGCTGGCAGAAGCCAGAAAGGCAGGGAAAAAGGGTGAGGTCCCTGTTGGAGCTGTAATCATTTCCTCAAATGGAGAGTTATTGGCCAGCGCTCATAATGAATCCATTTCCAGAAATGATCCCACTGCCCATGCTGAGATCCTGGCACTAAGAAAAGCAGGCAAAAAACTGGGTAACTATCGTATATCAAACAGCACGTTTTACGTAACCATAGAACCCTGTATCATGTGTATAGGAGCGCTTATCAATGCCAGAATACATCATCTGGTTTATGGTGCCAGAGATCCAAAGGCAGGGGCAGTAGATTCTGTCTATAATATTCTACAGAACTCAAGGGTTAACCATAAAATGGAGGTTTCTTCAGGAGTTTTGGAAAGAGAGTGTCAGGATATTATTCAGTCGTTCTTTAGACGATTGAGAGACAATCAATAA
- the dnaX gene encoding DNA polymerase III subunit gamma/tau — translation MSYLVLARKWRPQIFEEVVGQRHVTKTLQNAIIGNRVPHALLFTGTKGVGKTSVARILAKALNCQNGPTPGPCNQCQFCKDISTGASIDVLEIDGASNTGVDDVRELRENVRYLPSKGSHKVYIIDEVHMLSNSAFNALLKTLEEPPEHVVFIFATTEPHKIPPTILSRCQRYDFKRISARDILAHLKLIVSDEKVQISDKGLALIARGAEGSMRDAQSILDQAISFAGRDISYDEIVEILGIIDRKLFYETSLSIIERKPKRCLDIIEDVYNYGYDIKEFYKGLLEQFRNLIITKVTENPSRLIDLPDSEIEDLTTQGALLGIDEIQQLFSILANSEQEIIRSSNPRLVMEMTLVRMAHTRPLLSIDDILRKIDKLETKLLNTDNSDTNSTRLSLEKPQLLDSSPEQVLVNHEIEHLEVANDTELSEAESGIKGWDTKEIWLNLIGFVKKKRPLLASILELGHLINIDDGKIDIGLEKNSVFMDSINEPQNKKDLADIFREFFQREMALNISVIVPNSDSASILKKNSKGSDGVRKLREEALNNPIVQYAINIFGGKVTEIKTKQV, via the coding sequence ATGTCCTATTTGGTTCTGGCTCGGAAATGGCGACCTCAGATCTTTGAAGAAGTGGTAGGCCAAAGACACGTCACAAAGACCCTCCAAAATGCAATTATTGGCAATAGAGTCCCTCATGCCCTTTTGTTTACTGGCACAAAAGGAGTAGGAAAAACATCCGTTGCCCGAATTCTGGCAAAAGCCTTAAATTGCCAGAATGGTCCAACTCCTGGACCGTGTAACCAGTGCCAGTTCTGTAAGGATATATCCACCGGGGCATCTATAGACGTTCTGGAGATTGACGGAGCGTCAAATACTGGCGTAGACGATGTAAGAGAACTCAGGGAAAATGTTAGATACCTTCCATCGAAAGGTAGCCATAAGGTCTATATTATTGATGAAGTTCATATGTTATCCAATAGTGCATTCAATGCATTATTGAAAACCCTGGAAGAACCCCCAGAACATGTGGTATTTATATTTGCCACTACAGAACCCCATAAAATACCCCCAACTATACTCTCCAGATGTCAACGATATGATTTTAAGCGGATCTCTGCCAGAGATATTCTTGCTCATCTGAAACTCATCGTATCAGACGAGAAGGTACAAATCAGTGATAAGGGTTTAGCTTTAATTGCCAGGGGAGCAGAGGGTAGTATGAGGGATGCCCAGAGTATTCTGGATCAGGCTATATCATTTGCCGGGAGGGATATTAGCTATGATGAAATTGTGGAGATTCTGGGGATTATAGATCGGAAACTGTTCTATGAAACTTCCCTTTCAATAATAGAAAGGAAGCCCAAAAGATGCCTCGATATTATCGAGGATGTATATAACTATGGGTATGATATTAAAGAATTTTACAAGGGGCTTCTGGAACAGTTTAGAAATCTGATAATAACCAAGGTTACTGAGAACCCCTCTAGGTTAATAGACCTTCCGGATAGCGAGATTGAAGATCTTACCACGCAAGGGGCATTATTAGGCATCGACGAGATTCAGCAGCTATTCAGCATCCTTGCTAATAGTGAACAAGAGATTATAAGATCGAGTAACCCCAGGTTGGTCATGGAGATGACCCTTGTCAGGATGGCTCATACAAGACCATTGCTCTCTATTGATGACATCTTACGTAAGATTGATAAGTTGGAAACAAAATTACTCAATACAGATAATAGTGATACTAATAGCACAAGGTTGTCCCTGGAAAAACCACAGCTTTTGGATTCATCCCCAGAACAAGTATTGGTCAACCACGAAATTGAGCACCTGGAAGTTGCTAATGATACGGAACTTTCCGAGGCAGAATCTGGAATTAAGGGATGGGATACTAAGGAGATATGGCTTAATCTGATTGGCTTCGTTAAGAAGAAAAGACCTCTTTTAGCTTCCATCCTTGAACTTGGTCATTTGATAAACATAGACGATGGAAAGATTGATATAGGACTTGAAAAAAATTCTGTATTCATGGACAGTATAAATGAACCCCAGAACAAAAAGGACCTTGCAGATATCTTCAGAGAATTCTTCCAGAGGGAAATGGCACTGAACATATCAGTCATAGTTCCTAACTCAGACTCAGCGTCCATTTTAAAAAAAAACAGTAAAGGATCTGACGGAGTTAGAAAATTGAGAGAGGAAGCATTGAACAATCCGATTGTCCAGTATGCCATCAACATATTCGGAGGCAAGGTTACAGAGATAAAGACGAAGCAAGTATAA
- a CDS encoding YbaB/EbfC family nucleoid-associated protein codes for MSKGFGNIMKQAKMMQERLGKIQEELANKTVEASAGGGMITTVVNGRQELVSIKIDPEVVDPNDVEMLQDLIVAAVTEGIKRSQEMMAEEMSKVTGGIKIPGLT; via the coding sequence ATGTCAAAAGGTTTTGGAAATATTATGAAACAGGCTAAGATGATGCAGGAAAGGCTTGGAAAGATCCAGGAGGAACTTGCCAATAAGACCGTAGAGGCTTCGGCTGGTGGAGGAATGATTACAACTGTGGTCAACGGAAGACAGGAACTGGTCTCCATAAAGATAGACCCTGAGGTTGTCGACCCCAATGATGTGGAGATGCTGCAGGACCTTATAGTAGCCGCAGTGACTGAAGGAATAAAGAGGTCGCAGGAGATGATGGCAGAAGAGATGAGCAAGGTCACTGGCGGGATAAAGATTCCCGGCTTAACCTAA
- the recR gene encoding recombination mediator RecR gives MSFSYFADSIDRLIDRLKKLPGIGEKTATRLAFYILNSSRKEAEELAKSIIDVKEKVSCCSVCFNFSDSDPCKICGNERRDDKTICVVEDPADFLAIEKTGKYKGRYHVLQGVLSPLDGISPQEIRVKELIERLHVGKVKEVIIATNPSVEGEATAIYLAKLIKPMGIEVTRIAYGIPMGGDIEYTDVDTLSRAMEGRREL, from the coding sequence ATGTCGTTTTCTTACTTTGCCGATTCTATTGATCGCTTGATAGACAGGTTGAAAAAACTTCCAGGCATAGGTGAAAAGACAGCTACCCGTCTCGCCTTTTATATTCTTAACTCCTCCAGAAAGGAAGCAGAGGAGCTGGCCAAAAGTATAATTGATGTAAAGGAAAAGGTTTCCTGTTGCTCTGTTTGTTTTAATTTTTCCGATAGTGATCCATGCAAAATATGTGGGAATGAAAGAAGGGATGATAAGACAATCTGTGTTGTAGAGGACCCTGCAGACTTTCTGGCAATAGAGAAGACAGGGAAATATAAAGGCAGATACCATGTATTGCAGGGAGTACTCTCACCTCTGGACGGGATTAGTCCCCAGGAGATCAGAGTAAAGGAATTGATAGAAAGACTGCACGTTGGAAAGGTAAAAGAGGTTATTATTGCTACTAATCCCTCTGTGGAGGGAGAGGCTACCGCTATTTATCTGGCTAAGCTGATTAAGCCCATGGGGATAGAAGTGACAAGGATTGCCTATGGAATCCCTATGGGGGGTGACATTGAATATACCGATGTTGATACATTAAGTAGAGCTATGGAAGGAAGAAGAGAGCTATAA